A genomic stretch from Budorcas taxicolor isolate Tak-1 chromosome 15, Takin1.1, whole genome shotgun sequence includes:
- the LOC128060673 gene encoding 2-acylglycerol O-acyltransferase 2-like yields MVKFAPLSVPWERRLQTFVVLQWIFSFAVLAQICIAVFIGLLFTRFWIFSVLYAVWWYLDLSKPWRGGRRSEALRRCVIWRYMKDYFPISLVKTAHLDPSRNYLAGFHPHGVLATGAFTNLCTESTGFSSLFPGIRPHLMMLNLWFWTPFFRDYIMSGGLVPVDKESAAHILSREGGGNLMAIIVGGVQEALDSKPGGYKLVLRNRKGFIRLALMHGAALVPIFSFGENDIFKQVENSPGSWVRWFQDRLQKIVRVSIPLFYGRGVFQYSFGLMPYRRPITTVVGKPIEVQKTSHPSQEEVDRLHQRYMKELENLFEAHKLKYNVPRDQHLEIC; encoded by the exons CCCAGATCTGCATTGCTGTCTTCATAGGCCTCCTGTTCACAAGATTCTGGATCTTCAGTGTCCTATATGCAGTCTGGTGGTACCTGGATCTATCCAAGCCGTGGCGGGGGGGCAGGCGCAGCGAGGCCTTAAGGCGCTGTGTCATATGGAGGTACATGAAGGACTATTTCCCCATCTCG CTGGTCAAGACTGCCCATCTGGACCCCTCCCGGAACTACCTCGCTGGCTTCCACCCCCACGGGGTTCTGGCCACCGGAGCTTTTACCAACCTGTGCACAGAGAGCACCGGGTTTTCCTCACTCTTCCCTGGCATCCGCCCACATCTGATGATGCTGAACTTGTGGTTCTGGACTCCTTTCTTCAGGGATTATATCATGTCAGGGG GGCTGGTCCCAGTAGACAAGGAGAGCGCTGCTCACATTCTGAGCAGGGAAGGAGGCGGTAACCTCATGGCCATCATTGTTGGGGGCGTCCAGGAGGCACTGGATTCCAAGCCTGGAGGCTACAAGCTGGTGCTGCGGAACCGCAAGGGCTTCATCAGGCTCGCCCTGATGCACGG GGCAGCTCTGGTGCCAATCTTCTCCTTTGGGGAGAATGACATATTTAAGCAGGTTGAGAACTCTCCTGGCTCCTGGGTGCGCTGGTTCCAGGACCGACTTCAGAAGATTGTAAGAGTCTCCATCCCACTCTTCTATGGCCGTGGAGTCTTCCAGTACAGCTTTGGTCTTATGCCCTACCGCCGGCCCATCACCACCGTGG TGGGGAAGCCCATCGAAGTGCAGAAGACATCACATCCCTCCCAGGAGGAGGTGGACAGGCTGCACCAGCGCTACATGAAGGAGCTGGAAAACCTCTTCGAAGCCCACAAGCTCAAGTACAACGTCCCCAGAGACCAACACTTGGAGATCTGCTGA